One genomic segment of bacterium includes these proteins:
- the nrfD gene encoding NrfD/PsrC family molybdoenzyme membrane anchor subunit: protein MIPEVLGYAFPNDVHILWSLMIVTYPYVTGLVAGAFIVSSLYHVFGRKELWPIGRFSLVASLAFMLVATWPLLNHLGHPERAFNIMITPSPSSAMAGFGLAYNWYLMILVLEVWFVFRKDIILTARRSRGLKRFLFSVLALRTYDISEEALATDHKIVTVLAAIGIPSACFLHGYVGFLFGALKANPWWSTPLMPVIFLFSAVVSGIAAMILMYLAAMGLKGLPVLRETVATMARWLWLFMILTVTLELLEIITLSYESSEAWVIIRQLLTTRLSFSFFSLQLVFGSLIPFILLMIVVLMGSQMKARVQNILAGAASAILLVQVFSMRWNVVIGGQLFSKSLRGLRSPYQPGFFEKEGILPMLLILVAPFVILVIFERVLPMFRAVEEAAAAGRIGDEDAGGAGATN from the coding sequence ATGATCCCCGAGGTGCTGGGCTACGCGTTCCCGAACGACGTCCACATCCTGTGGTCGCTGATGATCGTGACCTACCCGTACGTCACGGGGCTGGTCGCGGGGGCGTTCATCGTCTCCTCGCTCTACCACGTCTTCGGCCGCAAGGAGCTCTGGCCGATCGGGCGCTTCTCGCTGGTGGCGTCCCTCGCCTTCATGCTCGTGGCGACCTGGCCGCTGCTCAATCACCTCGGGCACCCGGAGCGGGCCTTCAACATCATGATCACGCCCAGCCCCTCCTCGGCAATGGCCGGCTTCGGGCTGGCGTACAACTGGTACCTGATGATCCTCGTGCTCGAGGTCTGGTTCGTCTTCCGCAAGGACATCATCCTGACGGCGCGGCGCAGCCGCGGGCTCAAGCGCTTCCTCTTCTCGGTGCTGGCGCTGCGGACGTACGACATCTCGGAGGAGGCGCTTGCGACGGACCACAAGATCGTCACCGTGCTGGCGGCGATCGGCATCCCCTCGGCGTGCTTCCTGCACGGCTACGTCGGCTTCCTCTTCGGCGCGCTCAAGGCCAACCCCTGGTGGTCGACGCCGCTGATGCCGGTCATCTTCCTGTTCTCGGCCGTGGTCTCGGGCATCGCGGCGATGATCCTCATGTACCTGGCCGCGATGGGCCTCAAGGGGCTTCCGGTCCTGCGCGAGACGGTCGCGACGATGGCGCGCTGGCTCTGGCTCTTCATGATCCTCACGGTGACCCTCGAGCTGCTCGAGATCATCACGCTGTCCTACGAGAGTTCCGAGGCTTGGGTCATCATCCGCCAGCTCCTGACCACGCGGCTCTCCTTCAGCTTCTTCTCGCTGCAGCTGGTCTTCGGCTCGCTCATCCCCTTCATCTTGCTGATGATCGTCGTGCTCATGGGCAGCCAGATGAAGGCGCGGGTGCAGAACATCCTGGCCGGGGCGGCCTCCGCGATCCTCCTCGTCCAGGTCTTCTCGATGCGCTGGAACGTCGTCATCGGCGGCCAGCTCTTCTCGAAGAGCCTGCGCGGCCTGCGCAGCCCGTACCAGCCGGGATTCTTCGAGAAGGAGGGGATCCTGCCGATGCTGCTGATCCTGGTCGCGCCGTTTGTGATCCTCGTCATCTTCGAGCGGGTCCTGCCGATGTTCCGCGCAGTCGAGGAGGCTGCCGCGGCAGGGCGGATCGGCGACGAGGACGCGGGGGGCGCCGGGGCGACGAACTAG